In Engraulis encrasicolus isolate BLACKSEA-1 chromosome 15, IST_EnEncr_1.0, whole genome shotgun sequence, the genomic window TGGATGCGAATGAATTAAAAGCAGAGGAGGAAGGGTTtgtgtaatgtgcatgtgtgaacacgtgtttgtgtgtgtgtgtttgtgtgtgtgtgtgtgtgtgtgtgtgtgtgtgtgtgtgtgtgtgtgtgtgtgtgtgtgtgtgtgtgtgtgtgtgtgtgtatttgtgtgtgtgtgtttgtttagaatGCAGGTGATGGGCAACAGACATCCTCCCGATGCCTCAGGATACCCAAAACACTCCGGTGCCGATGCTCCTCcctaaaaaaaaacacgaaaaaacataaaataataataaaataataatatcaaAATCCAAACCTTGAAATGGAGAACATCCTTCACATGAGCATAAGATCCAACCAATTTTCTGAATTCTGCAAGTGCACTCTCCATGCTTTGTGCTTTTCCTGTGTTTCTTGGAGCATGTTAGTACGCGGTCTCTGTTGTACAgtatgctctctctcctcctcgacTCGATCTGTAGTCTGCAGCCTTCTTCTGTCCATAGTGACGTGGTCCAGATGGATCTGGATCAAGAGCAACACAAGCCAACATCAGGGCCAAAGATGCTGGCAACTCACAAAGCTAATCTGTCATGGACGCTCACTCGCATACAGTACTAATACAGTCTTTTAAAGCTCACATCAATCATACTCAATGAACCCTGTGAAGTAGATCATGCAGAAATTGCATCAAAAAGTAGACTTTCTACCCTTAAAAGTGCAATATGCATATTTTAGAAGTTTACTTCCAGAATCCACATTTTCCTGAattcttaccaccatcaaattctaggtattaaTTATGATTGGGAAActgacacttttcatacatgaaaaggtggttcTTTTCCATGTCCAATATTTTAGCTACAAAACTTATTGTACTTttgtcacactagtaaatattagttttttttaaatgacctaGAAAATATTAATGCAAAGATCAAAGTTGGAATAGGTAGCAAAGttgcaatgagctgcatagttgtcaccctactctggccaccatcctacatactgtAGAAAACACTTTAAGAAAACACTGCAAttgggttttgtgtgtttgtattttccATCATCCAGTCAAAATAGCTATTTAGTGActtaatgggttttttttttatctcaattTGTGCATTTGGTTGGGAGAGTATACTTTGCATTAAAAGGGTAGAGTTGATTAATGGAGCAAGGCAAATGCTTTTGTGCATATTTTTCTCCAACAATAGCAACAGTTTCAAAGTAAAATTTAACCATAACCACAAAAAGCTCAGATGGTAATGCTGCTTTGGGAATTTTATTTGCAAACGTTATGATGAATTTCATGCAAAGGAAAAAGAGGTGTTGGTCTTATGACAAAACAGTACAAGAAATGGACGAATGTAAGGGAAACTGAATTTATTGAAATAAATTCACAATTACACATATTCAAATATCATCAGTAATAGGACTTTGCATCATTGCAATATTGCCTTTCCCACACTATTATTGTACGCATATGgccataacaaacaaacaaacaaacatcaaaatagaaaaataacacCTTCGCGATAATCATTGAAAGATGCTCGGCCACATTATCATTTCGTATATATTTAGCATATCGGAGAGGCAAAGGCTATCTGTCTGACCAGAGACAGTTCATTGGAACCCTTGCTAGCATAGGGTATCGATTACAGCATATACTTGCAGTAGGTCAAGAGGCATAGTAACCCACTCGCTGCTCTATGCCTTTATTGTAAGTGCCAGGTCTTGCAAATCAAGCTTTTAAAACACTTGTGTCCCATGGCAGCAAACCACCAAGACGCGTAGAGAAACTCAGCAAAGGTTTGACCAATTTAACATTTGCAACAGTAACAATTTCAGCTTGTCGGCTACAGCACAAACCCTTGGAGTGTCATTAAACCACACCAATGAAAAAGGCTTCAACCTTACTTTTTTGTCCGTTTGTTGAACAAGTTTGTCTTTCACGTCTTCGTCCAAATTATGAGTCTTCTTTCTAACTTGATAGTTTTCATTAGCATGCTAACACCACTGACGGTAGTCATCAGTTAGCCTTACATCAGTGCCTTGTCAAATATCAACAAAACATTGACACAAATGAACTATAAGTACATGGCAAAGCTATTAACACCAATGTAACACACCATTGTGACTGTATGTAAGGCGTTATGTGCATTTCCACTACAGGTTAGCAgtattagcatgctagcattactTGTATTTCGCTACCTGATAATATATTCAGAGATTCATAAAGAGTGTAACATGAAAATCTGTAccagttcaattcaattccatcTGTTCTTTTAAACAAGTTGGCAGTGACCAAAACCACTGATTCACTGTCATTTGACATAGCCTTCTATCGTAAGGAGTAGAGCAGTAGTTAGCTTAATAGAATACGACTTTAACTCGGCAGTGACTGTGGTAAAAAGAAGTTGGAGAGCAGatcaaaaaccaaaacaaaagagGACCTGGTAAAAAAAGTAAACGGCTTAGATTGTACATAGATTGATTCCACTATCTTATGAAAGACCGCTATTTTACGCCCACGTTAGATGAGTATTTCTTGTGCCATCATCAGGCATTGGGACGCCTCGATGGGCATGTCCTGAAGGCTCAGCTGATTCCCGTCCAGGCGCAGGTCCTTGATTTTGGAGTAGCTGCCAGCACCCACCACCTTGCAGAAACTGGAGGTGTCGAATTCTGAGGGGAAAGCAAAGAGATATCAAAACATGACGTCGAAGGCTCAACCAGTCCCTGGGCTCAAGCAGTGCACAGGTGCTGGCGATGTGCAGTCAAAGTAGTCCAAGCAATAAtatcaccacacaccacaaatcCCCACACACTGACCTTCTGTTGCTTCATTAAGCACCATGCATAATGAAGCAACAGCAAAATGCGATGCTTAACTTTACGtttaattaaaaaatattattatttttaaaaatgtatatttttatgGGTTTTTGGGCCTTAATTtcggataggatagtgaaggtgcgacaggaagtgagtgtggatagagatggggtagggttgggaaatgaccccggccagactcgaaccggggtccccatgggtatgGAAGCCCAAGTGTGGGGCCCTACGTTTAATAATAAATTGACGTAAAACTTGATTCCGTTTTGTGGTCTTCCACTTCTGGTACGTTTACGTTTGGGCCAGGACGtaacaaatgtaatgtaatataatgaaacAACAGTCACATTTGACATGAAGATTACAGTGTCATAGCAGTGTAATAAACATATAATGTAATAAACTCACTGTTGAtctaatgcaatataatgtaatgtactcaCTGGCGATCTCGTTGACCTGCAGGTACAGGTGTTCCAGGTTTTCGCCGACCTCTGGGATGGCGGTCAGCTTGTTGTAGGACAGGTCCAGCTCCACCAGGGAGGAGACGTTGAACACGCCGGCCGGCACGCCCGCGTCCTTCAGCTGGTTGTAGGAGACGCGCAGGTACTGCAGGGCGGGCAACTTCGCCAGGTAGGCGGCGGCGATGCTCTCGATCTCGTTGTGGTCGGCGTAGAGCATCATCAGCGAGGGCGGCAGGCCAGCAGGGAGCTTCTTCAGCTTGTTGTCGCTCACGTCCAGAAGCACCAGAGACTTCAGGCCTTGGAAGGGAAAACAAAGATTGAGACATTCCGTTATAAATTATGCATATCTTTATGTGAATCCGTGGCAGCCACGACATTGTGTATTTCTCAAGCATctagtaagcacactttgaagtgtgtcagcttaattagtcacgcccaatgattggatactctgcagagttcaccaaaaagtagccaatcactgggcgtgacttattaggctgacacacttccaagtgtgcttactAGACGATTGAGAAATGGCCATCATAAGCACTCACGCTccttaaattaagcaaaaacttCCATGTTGGAAGTCACAtgaacggccgccatgtttttctgaaaatgttgtaacATACGCCCATTAGATTGATTATCAGATCATCTAATTAGCTTGTGATTCTGTCGTCACTAGGTAGCGCCGTTCCTCGTGATTTGATTGGCCTGTCGACTCTTCCACATTCAGCCTTGCAAAACGACCATGAGGGACTAGACTGTCCCTGGGAGCAAATTGAATTTGTGGCCGCTATGGGCATCTGGATTTCTAGGCTACCATTGAGCCACAATCTCTCtccttccagggagtcctggacaagtgaaaaaaaaagtggtTCTCTACCTTTAAAGGCGCCGGTGATGCCGTCGGAGGTGAGCTGGTTCTTGGACAGGTGCACACTGGTGAGGTTCTCCATACCGGTGAGGAGCCCAGCGGGGAACTTGCTTATCTCATTACCCATCATCTTGATCTCCTCCATGGCGCTGGACTTGGGCACCTGGGGAAgatttgttttgtatttgttttgacAAATCTTTCTActggacattttcagcaaatacaaAGATATTGCAGTTATATGGTTTGGAATGTTTCCCCTTAAaaggacagtttggtcaatttcaNcatgcagttgtaatgctcacactaccctagacttgtcagtggctgagattttttttttcttcttcttcagccgtttccgagatcctggtcattgtaatgggggcagctctttgtttacatttcaaaaaaacatttttatttattcccaaaaacatccaaaaggttataaaaaatcagcagacaactagcaaacagcagtaccttttgtgaaaatatttggagttggcctatgtttcattttttaaaaatgtaaacaaacgctgcccccattagaattgctcatatctcggaaagggctgagccgaaaaatgtggcatcaccaggtactgacaagtcaagggtagcgtgagcattacaactgcatgttgaaattgaccaaactgtccctttaagcctgcAATTTCAGCACACATATagagtagtaggcctatacagtacacGAAAAAGTTATCCATTGCACCCAATAGGCAATACAAGTACAGTTGATGCCAGGTGAAATAGGCAATTAAAAGACTTTTGATGCAAGATGTCTCGTTATATTTGAAATTGCACAACACACCACGGCCTCGGACagcttgttgttgttgatgtagaGCTTCTCCAGCTTGGTCAGCTTGTCGATGGTGCCCTTCTCGATCTTGCCGTTGGTCAGCTCGTTGTTGTCCAGGATGAGCCAGCGCAGGTCGGTGGCGTTGTCGAAGATGCCCGACTTCAGCTCCGTCaactgggtggaggaggaggtagagttaGACTTAGAGTTGGACTCAGAGTTACTAGTTCCTTGCTGTGCCCGGAGCTATCTACAGGGAGAGTTATGACAACTGGGGAACCGGAGATTGAAATAGTGCCAGAAAGCGGCTTTCTGTCATTGCAAGTGGcacatacatgggttctaaatttttgttttctcctgtctACCtgtgcgacactagctgcgcacaagtcaacctctgattgttggaaaccactgtcggtcaaaaaattagctcatgtgagtctcttgcccctcctcacaacatcgtgtttataaacgaGGTGAACCCAACCCATGTATAAtgagggccagattaatgcacaggctacatatggctgccgacaagaggcccccacctgccagggggataCTCATTCCTGGCTCGGTTAGAGGTGGAGTTAGATTAGAAGCTGTTTATGGATCTTTTAGAAATCTGTATCTGTAGGCTACATCCTCatttctgggattttggaagctGTTCATGAATCATCAGAACATCcgagttgaaaaaaaaagagttaaaTTTGCAGTTGTTAAATGCAGTCAATAAATGTAATAATTCCGAATTTTGGGCGAATAATGTATAAGTATTCTACCTCCTTTCCTGAACTAACCAAGGGAGCGCTGACATTTTGTAAATAAGACTACAGGCTTTGGTGGGaactatgcacgcatgcacgcttgctCACCTGGTTGTTCTGCAGGTAGACGTACTTGATGCCCGTGGGCACCATGGGTGCGACCTTGAGCTCGCGGTCGTTGCAGTACATGGCGGTGGGAAAGTGGGTGGGGCACTCGCACTCGTCCGAGCAGCGTGGGGTCGGGGCCTGGACCTCGGCCATCGGTGCGCCGTAGTCGTAGCCGTAGTCGTACTGGCACAAGACCACGCCCACTAGAGTGGCCAGGCAGATGAGGGGCAGACGAAGGGGAAACATGGCGGAGGATCCCAGCAAAcctgtgacagggagagagagagagagagagagagattgttactGCTGTTACAGTCTGTAAGAAATGCTGTCACATCATTAGGTCAGGCAGTACAATGGGAAACATGATGGATGGATTGGTTATGCCACACTAGCCTTTgctggtgaggagagagagagagagagagagagagagagagagagagagagagagagggagagagagagagagagttagggagagaggaagaaaaagaaggagggagggagggagagagagagagaaagagagagagagagagagagagagagagagcgcattctTGTTATGTAAGAGATAACGGTACATCATTTAGCAAATTCAGACCAGCTGGAGGGGCAGGCAGAGCCAGGGGAAGCATGGCATGGTGAATTTAATAATAGCCCACTATTACTACTAAGTGGATGATTAGTAAACTGTTAATTATTGAGTTGTTAACCCAGCAAgatatggcccctgttataaattagctgttaccaggctggcaatgacatgttttgtattactaaaggcctatTTATAGGCCTAACTGTGCCTTATACCTGTAGATGCTCAATAGATAACTCACAAGCTGTTATTTGTAGAGTTATTAAATGGGTAACTGCACGATAGTGGTTAATTAGATATTAATTAAATAATTTCAAATGGTGTTCTTGTCGGTATAAATTTTGTCCAAATTAGTTGGTGGGAAGGGAAGAATGAGAGAGGTAAGATGATGAGGTAAGATTGTTGTTGAACAGTTGCTAGTGGTGCAAAGCTAAACATCAAAGTAACAAAAATGCACAATGAAAATGTAGAAGTGATAAAAAGAGCAAGGAAAGAAGTCAAGTACATGGGTAaaaataacgagagagagagagagagagagagagaaaaagagagaaagaaatcctTATACCATGCATGTCCTAAATTCATACACAAAAAATAACCATTCGCAAACATGgtgttacattgcattgcattgcattgcatgcaaCACCTGAGCTTGCAAAGTGCACCCTTATCAAAGTAAGTTACTGTTATTCCGatctactgtatgcatgcattcatgaatagggctgggtaaaataatcgattcaatcgataatcgatccatatcatttaaaattcacataattgattcacagggcacaaaatcgatttttttttgctctttttctttttgttctttttgtttaatttaggtctatggaaaacacacagtaggtattagtcaattaggcctaggcctacttataaaaattagcaatctgttaacactgtcaagccacagccctttgacatttttatataaaaataggcaacagcatcttttgggggaaatccttgcaccaaaaagggaacggattgaatcgattcggagttaATCGAATTGAATctaatcgaatcgtgattaatcgattcaaaaccctcagaatcgaaatcgaatcgatactggaacatagctgcaatacccagccctattcaTGAGTGAGTAATGGTTCACCTTAGGATACAACCTCTTGTTATGTAAGCACCACTGTatgcatgtgaagagttcagatgcaaaaccccctaagtgccttttcagaaaataatcttaattcatttttatttaatacaaagctatcaaaattgcattttttaaaatgtatttatgtagtataactatttatatgtattatcaagtacatggatgtaaaccaaaccaacaacggggctctctagaaatatagaagtgcatgtcttcagaaatggagttagggggttttgcatctgaactcttcatgcaTTCNTGAGTGAGTAATGGTTCACCTTAGGATACAACCTCTTGTTATGTAATCGCCATGTCCACACCCTGACATGCAGAGAAAATCAATCAAGTCCCATTGCCTTTACACACATCAATGCCTCCTGGCAAGCATAAATCATGCTTAACATTTGCAAAGAAAATCCAAGGGTAAAGTTGTGGTAGGTGTATTTtcaggtcacaatgttgacatatGTGACACGTCATGACAGTGCCATCTCTGCAATAAAGTCAAAAGCTTAACATCTCAAAGAAAtttcttggggatttttttttctttttagtgtACATGGGTTCCAATTTGTTTACATGCATATGGTTTTATCGTGCATGAGTGCGTTTGATGAAGAATGGCATTCACATGCACGGTAAGGCATtcagacattcacacattcaaTTTGTTTGAAGTTTTTTCAACTTTAAAACTGGTCAAATTACTTCGAGGGCTGACTGATTGCAGCTTTGAGTGATTTTCAAAAGCCTCAAGCaaatttctgtctgtctgactgtcccaACTGGAGGCATTGGGAATATGCACGTGGCGCTTGCAAGCCCCAACCAAACCCTTTGAACTGCACTGGAAGTTGATTTAAAACCGCTGCAATCATTGGCAATGAATGCACACGCTTCCTGTATAATACATTCCTGAAAGAAttacaaaaataacacacactcacactcacactgttgGCTGCACCGTTAACTACACAAAGTTTAACTTACCTtacactctcttcttcttcttgtgtgcGTGAAGGTGTTATGCAAGTGGGGCTCTAGGCTTAGCAGGTAGAGAGCCGTGCGCAATGAGCAGCCAAGGGTCTGGGGAGCAAAAAGAGAGTGAACAAGAACagacgagagaaagaaagagcacagacgagagagagggagggaaggagggagggagggagggagaaagagtttggttagaaagagggagggagagacatagaATGAGACAGACGTAGACAGTAGACACTcaaggaaaagaaagaatgagGAGGACTGAGACGCATGCCAGAGACTGATGGGGATGAGATAATGTTTAAGTGGAAAAGTTGGTTAGGAGATGCTGAAGCTACTATGTCATCAGTGTAGCCAGCGGCTAGACATCCATGGGTAGGCAGTGGGGGCTCTGGtctagccagcagcagcagcagcaggtgcagTGATGCATCCTGGGAAATGTAGTTTATCATACTGAAACACTGAGTCACTGGACACATTAGCACATAGATATGGGAAAACATGTTAGTTCTTATCTATATTGTCTTTATAAAGGTTGGCCTCCTTTTATTTGCTCATTTCTTGACTTTGGCAGGGCTATGCCTGTGCAGGCTATGTCGCtatgtgcatggttgtgtgtgtgtgtgtgtgtgtgtgtgtgtgtgtgtgtgtgtgtgtgtgtgtgtgtgtgtgtgtgtgtgtgtgtgtgtgtgtgtgtgtgtgtgtgtgtgtgtgtgtgtgtgtgtgtgtgtgtgtgtgtgtgtgtgtgtgtgtgtgtgtgtgtgtgtgtgtgtgtgtgtgtgtgtgcgcgtgctcatgagtgagtgtatgtatgtcCATACATTTAAGTGCACGGATGCCTGAATGTGTGTTTACACTAAAATACCACCACAAGCTAAGCTGAGGTTGCCAGCGAAtgtaaattgctccttgtaaaaTAACCGTGGTGTTGTTTGCCCCATAGTTTTTCCCCTTAAAAGGTTCTCGAAAAGTGCTCCTCGTCGTCCACAAGTGAagcgctcttttccaaaatgagacatatccattttgtagaatgttgggaaatggacatttttgtattgggcattccattgatttgcattgcaaaatgcatttttaaagaggtttaaaagcatgttctcaaagaAGTCAAACATAGATGAttggacttcttaacagtcaattccaatattaaaatgcaaaaagtcaaaaatggtggatatctcgttttggaaaagagctcttcaagtgGAAAAGCAGTGATGAGAAAAATGCTCTGGCGTCTCCCGGTGCCAACGGCCTCCCTGCAGTTTCTCAGCGTGTAAAAATCCAAGCAGTAGCATAGCATTCCCGGCTGTAAATAAGAGACTCGGAAAAATTGACACTAGGATACGAGCACAGGCCAGGATAGGCTGAGACTGACGAGTGCTGCCAGATTGAGGTGTTTTtttgccaaattgggctgcttaggatgactgtctgcAAACAAAAGTAGTTTTTCTGGAAATTTATGGCCATAcagtagaaatcaatagaatttagttcaaattgggatTTAGTACCTCCAGGCGCgttttgagcatattttgggctggaaatcatcggtctcatctggcaaccctgtgcctGGCTAGACTACACTGCAACAGGCTAATAGGCCAAGCAGGTCTTATGCAAGAGACAGCCATGCTCGCTAACCACACGCAGCTAACCAACGTCTCCCAAAGTGTGGCACCTTGTCAGGGAAAACAG contains:
- the lum gene encoding lumican — protein: MFPLRLPLICLATLVGVVLCQYDYGYDYGAPMAEVQAPTPRCSDECECPTHFPTAMYCNDRELKVAPMVPTGIKYVYLQNNQLTELKSGIFDNATDLRWLILDNNELTNGKIEKGTIDKLTKLEKLYINNNKLSEAVVPKSSAMEEIKMMGNEISKFPAGLLTGMENLTSVHLSKNQLTSDGITGAFKGLKSLVLLDVSDNKLKKLPAGLPPSLMMLYADHNEIESIAAAYLAKLPALQYLRVSYNQLKDAGVPAGVFNVSSLVELDLSYNKLTAIPEVGENLEHLYLQVNEIAKFDTSSFCKVVGAGSYSKIKDLRLDGNQLSLQDMPIEASQCLMMAQEILI